A single region of the Lacerta agilis isolate rLacAgi1 chromosome 9, rLacAgi1.pri, whole genome shotgun sequence genome encodes:
- the LOC117053340 gene encoding leucine zipper putative tumor suppressor 3-like: protein MAKLETLSVLSDASYHSKEAFHPFDPRLTEPASQGTMGSVGSGVAGEQEFAMKSVGTRTQSGSRQLDGSRNSYSTREISNRYSGEEKTYKTEKISHSIYINGDLRKSEKGKADLCGNVAANNEKNIPPPPQYREPSNPPKILPVSGKLDQSNEPLVRPSAFKPVVPKNFHSMQNLCPPQNNGISETRKTLNHTNSNSPSTVKSGMEKPSHNRTTNQAGGLSDSGRNSLTSLPTYGTGYSQHIGPMSASTSHINRIGTTYVDKNIVGYNGISTSDSGRSSSKSTSSFSRLNHLNETMPFHSPSTDDIIQDLEDRLWEKEQEVLQMRRNLDKSEAAIYQVFEEKQKIWEREMEDLRQNYANKLQQVSKKAQRAQQALQLQIFKLQQEKKKLQDDVGQLLQQREELEKKFVAFKKEQAEFLPKIEETKWEVCQKAGEISLLKQQLKDSQSDVSQKLNEIVGLRTQLKEGKSFLREKEEQILNLKDSYSTKSVSLEISEGELQRKMGEVQMLREKLDQCELEVSNLKQTLTSLGGAHGHFSAELAEKLARDPLACESDEAKMKRQSEENFNALKKEVERLQAEVKAERQQREQQVMDFEEERRTWQEEKEKVIKYQKQLQLNYVEMYQKNQILEHKVSEMTSKVTSPPHTDEKKAWTPSRLERIESTEI from the exons ATGGCCAAATTAGAGACCCTGTCCGTCCTTAGTGACGCCAGCTACCACAGCAAGGAAGCCTTCCACCCTTTCGACCCCAGGCTCACCGAACCCGCCTCCCAGGGCACGATGGGAAGCGTCGGCAGCGGCGTCGCCGGCGAGCAAGAGTTCGCCATGAAGAGCGTGGGTACCAGGACGCAGAGCGGCAGCCGCCAGCTCGATGGGTCCCGGAACAGCTACTCCACGCGGGAGATCTCCAACCGCTACTCCGGGGAGGAGAAGACCTACAAGACGGAGAAGATCTCCCACTCCATCTACATCAACGGGGACCTGCGCAAGAGCGAGAAGGGGAAGGCGGACCTCTGTGGGAACGTCGCGGCCAACAACGAGAAGAACATCCCACCTCCTCCCCAGTACAGAGAACCCAGTAACCCACCAAAGATATTGCCAGTCTCTGGTAAACTAGACCAG AGCAACGAGCCCTTAGTTAGACCATCAGCCTTTAAGCCCGTAGTCCCTAAAAACTTCCATTCCATGCAGAACCTGTGCCCGCCGCAGAACAACGGCATATCGGAGACCCGGAAGACTTTGAACCACACCAACAGCAATAGCCCTTCCACGGTCAAAAGTGGGATGGAGAAGCCCAGCCATAACAGGACTACCAACCAGGCGGGCGGCCTCTCCGATTCCGGGAGGAACTCTTTGACCAGCCTGCCCACTTACGGCACAGGCTATAGCCAGCACATCGGGCCCATGAGCGCCTCGACCAGCCACATAAACCGCATTGGGACCACCTACGTGGACAAGAACATTGTGGGCTACAATGGGATATCTACCTCAGACAGCGGCCGGTCTTCCAGCAAGAGCACGTCTTCATTCAGCCGGCTCAACCACCTCAACGAGACGATGCCCTTCCACTCGCCGTCGACCGACGACATCATCCAGGACTTGGAGGACCGGCTGTGGGAGAAGGAGCAGGAGGTCCTTCAGATGAGGAGGAACCTAGACAAGAGCGAGGCGGCCATCTACCAGGTCTTTGAGGAGAAGCAGAAGATCTGGGAGCGCGAGATGGAGGACCTGCGGCAGAATTACGCCAACAAGCTGCAGCAGGTGTCCAAGAAGGCGCAGAGGGCGCAGCAGGCTCTGCAGCTCCAAATCTTCAAGCttcagcaggagaagaagaagctccAGGACGACGTGGGGCAGCTCCTCCAGCAGCGGGAAGAGCTGGAGAAGAAGTTCGTGGCTTTCAAGAAGGAGCAGGCCGAGTTCCTTCCCAAGATCGAGGAGACCAAGTGGGAG GTGTGCCAAAAGGCTGGCGAGATCTCtctgctgaagcagcagctgaAGGACTCCCAGTCCGACGTCTCCCAGAAGCTCAACGAGATCGTCGGGTTGCGGACCCAGCTCAAGGAAGGCAAGAGCTTcctcagggagaaggaggagcagatCCTGAACTTGAAAGACTCCTACAGCACCAAGAGCGTCAGCCTGGAGATCTCTGAGGGCGAACTGCAGCGGAAGATGGGCGAGGTGCAGATGCTGAGGGAGAAACTTGACCAGTGTGAGCTGGAGGTCTCCAACCTGAAGCAGACCCTCACCAGCCTGGGCGGGGCCCACGGCCACTTCAGCGCCGAGCTCGCGGAGAAGCTGGCGAGGGACCCTTTGGCTTGCGAGAGTGACGAGGCCAAGATGAAGCGGCAGAGCGAGGAGAACTTCAACGCGCTGAAGAAGGAGGTGGAGCGGCTGCAGGCGGAGGTGAAGGCCGAGAGGCAGCAGCGGGAGCAGCAGGTCATGGACTTTGAGGAGGAGCGCCGCAcctggcaggaggagaaggagaaggtcaTCAAGTAccagaagcagctgcagctgaATTACGTGGAGATGTACCAGAAGAACCAAATTCTCGAGCACAAAGTCAGCGAAATGACCAGCAAGGTCACCAGCCCGCCACACACCGACGAGAAGAAAGCATGGACTCCTTCCAGGCTGGAGAGGATAGAGTCCACAGAGATCTGA